The proteins below are encoded in one region of Styela clava chromosome 4, kaStyClav1.hap1.2, whole genome shotgun sequence:
- the LOC120327136 gene encoding neuferricin-like, protein MGFKSGIFVLVLGVAIGYFVRDYGTEIEAAKAYVFESGSRFMDSFQQKQNKPAAKKSAPASEKSSISEKTNDRLFTKEELWNHYRGGKDSKGLYLAILGKVYDVSKGAKFYEPGGGYDFFAGRDGTKAYSTGDFTDKGLTDDLTGVGAEHFGEYENWVTFYEEDYTYVGKLIGNFYDANGQPTAALREAQNKMMEARKLKAKEEEHEKLFPRCNSEWTQETGSRVWCSTKSGGIERDWVGVPRMLKPVGVKNAYCVCIRDSGPPSLGHTEVDDNRGNLDYPYLQEIKGCDPKSFSCKI, encoded by the exons ATGGGTTTCAAGTCTGGAATTTTCGTGCTTGTTTTAGGTGTTGCGATCGGGTATTTTGTTCGAGATTATGGAACAGAAATTGAAGCCGCCAAGGCCTATGTTTTCGAATCGGGCTCAAGATTCATGGATTCTTtccaacaaaaacaaaataaacctGCTGCCAAAAAAAGTGCGCCGGCTTCTGAAAAGTCGTCAATTTCGGAAAAGACCAATGATCGGCTGTTTACAAAAGAAGAGCTATGGAACCACTACCGCGGTGGAAAGGATAGCAAGGGATTGTATCTCGCTATATTAGGAAAAGTTTATGATGTTTCAAAAGGGGCTAAGTTCTATGAACCTGGCGGAGGATATGACTTCTTTGCTG GTCGAGATGGAACTAAAGCATATAGTACAGGTGATTTCACTGATAAGGGGCTCACTGATGACCTTACTGGGGTAGGCGCTGAACATTTCGGGGAATATGAAAATTGGGTTACATTTTATGAAGAAGATTACACGTATGTTG GAAAGCTAATTGGGAATTTTTATGATGCGAATGGACAACCTACTGCAGCATTGAGAGAAGCGCAGAATAAAATGATGGAAGCCAGGAAATTAAAGGCAAAAGAAGAGGAGCATGAAAAGTTGTTTCCAAGGTGTAACTCAGAATGGACGCAAGAGACGGGTTCTAGAGTATGGTGTTCAACGAAAAG tgGGGGGATAGAAAGGGACTGGGTTGGGGTACCAAGGATGCTCAAACCGGTTGGAGTAAAGAATGCGTACTGTGTATGTATTCGTGATAGCGGGCCACCTTCATTGGGACACACAGAAGTTGATGACAATAGAGGAAACTTAGATTATCCATACCTACAAGAAATCAAAGGCTGTGATCCAAAATCATtttcatgcaaaatttga
- the LOC120327135 gene encoding intraflagellar transport protein 57 homolog, whose product MTDDVRRGGEDEDRGPGASYQVFEVMSDLLDKLKLLNFEENFMRPNNMKPLTRHYFAVPTNPGEQFHAFTSISAWLLNIIGRPFDMPQEFDDPNATISSILEEVKRMGVAIDFPPSKLKQGCGEYVCYILDRLTEEALRSSNFQWGSPSYPEEAQEEEVIQEEDAAELKLDKLEDEMATMGGDDASDEEEDTHFMDLKVANKNDNKQVDILQSTTNADEWKLEVERVTPSLKVTIRTDNKDWRTHVDQMHHHKVGIESSLIETKSHLDKLHDEIGRTLEKISSREKYINNQLEHLVQQYRTAQDQLAQTKEKYRQGSGGVTQHSRTLAEVTEELEKVKHEMEDRGSSMTDGAPLVRIKQSLNRLKTESTQMDIRIGVIEHILMQARMRDKTIMHSNMNQPDGSAEYNSFGKMY is encoded by the exons ATGACGGATGACGTTAGAAGAGGCGGAGAAGATGAAGACCGTGGCCcag GTGCTTCATATCAAGTATTTGAAGTGATGTCAGATTTGCTGGATAAGctgaaattgttaaattttgaggAAAATTTCATGAGGCCAAACAACATGAAACCTCTAACAAG ACATTATTTTGCGGTCCCTACAAATCCTGGTGAACAGTTTCATGCATTCACTTCAATTTCTGCCTGGCTTCTTAACATCATTGGTCGTCCATTTGACATGCCACAAGAATTTGATGATCCCAATGCTACTATATCAAGTATATTGGAAGAAGTAAAACGAATG GGAGTCGCGATTGATTTTCCACCATCCAAGTTGAAGCAAGGATGTGGAGAATATGTTTGTTATATCCTTGATCGTTTGACTGAAGAAGCATTGAGGTCAAGTAATTTCCAGTGGGGAAG CCCATCTTACCCAGAGGAAGCTCAGGAAGAAGAAGTTATACAAGAAGAGGATGCTGCTGAATTGAAATTGGATAAACTAGAAGATGAAATGGCTACAATGGGTGGTGATGATGCATCAGATGAAGAAGAAGACACGCACTTTATGGACTTAAAAGTTGCCAACAAGAAt GATAACAAACAAGTGGATATCTTACAATCTACCACAAATGCAGATGAGTGGAAACTGGAAGTGGAAAGGGTTACACCTTCTTTAAAAG TAACAATCAGAACAGACAACAAGGATTGGAGAACTCACGTTGATCAAATGCATCATCATAAAGTTGGGATTGAATCATCTTTAATAGAGACAAAG TCTCATCTTGACAAGCTTCACGATGAAATTGGAAGAACACTCGAAAAAATTTCAAGccgtgaaaaatatattaacaatcAACTGGAACATCTAGTCCAACAATACAGGACCGCACAGGATCAACTTGCTCAG ACGAAAGAGAAATACAGACAAGGGAGTGGAGGAGTGACTCAACATTCCAGAACATTAGCGGAAGTTACAGAGGAGTTGGAAAAAGTTAAACATGAGATGGAAGATAGAGGAAGCAGCATGACCGATGGAG CTCCACTTGTCCGTATCAAGCAATCACTCAATAGATTGAAAACGGAATCTACACAAATGGATATAAGAATCGGAgtaattgaacatattttaatgCAG GCTCGGATGAGAGACAAAACTATAATGCACAGCAACATGAATCAACCAGATGGTTCTGCAGAGTATAATTCATTCGGAAAAATGTATTAA